A genomic window from Punica granatum isolate Tunisia-2019 chromosome 2, ASM765513v2, whole genome shotgun sequence includes:
- the LOC116197689 gene encoding probable flavin-containing monooxygenase 1: MGRRVVIVGAGISGLLACKYTIEKGFNPVVFEAKSSIEEVCLEHTKQPSELENSRQDLRFSDFDWPSPSGGEDGVPVHTEVFEYVNAYARNFGLLPHIRLNCQVTGIRYVGETEWEMEMWDRWGGTGTAFGSSGNWHVSVHNKETDSIEVHQAEFVILCIGRFTGLPDIPELSPGQSIERFRGKVLESMEYSALDNLEAAELIKRKLITVIGSGKSAVDIAAECADTNGAVYPCTMIQLTPHWVLPGDSLWGAHMGYLYSNRFAELLVHQPGESSLHSLLATLFLPLGWGITKFTESYLRWKLPLGKYGMIPDHSFLQDVSSGSIFSLPEDFYDKVEKGNIILKRSRGFGFAEEGVILEREDRPIRTDLAILATSYKADRKLINIFESPILQKYIAHSPTSVIPLFRQTIHPRIPCLAVIGHAESMSSLPLFEIRCQWLAQFLDGKFELPSIKEMEKDVNAWEGHMKQYPGRKFWMSRGGEITTEQNRTPNTEIFSCPICYKPLTRKGLPGLNLRAIYWSAFECQICNKTYSSKDNYLDLTIVAGLKKYSEIKPPWTELFRFPLVSFLYERGWRQNFKRGGFPGPDEEFEMAQRYFRPAEGGLLVDVSCGSGLFSRRFAKSGTYSGVIALDFSENMLRQCYDFIKSDSAAMDANLALVRADVARLPFASGSVDAVHAGAALHCWPSPSNAIAEIARVLRSGGVFVGTTFLRYNIPRILRPLRHVLPTHYVFLTAEEIEDLCASCGLTNYTCEIRQFFIMFSAQKP, encoded by the exons ATGGGGAGAAGAGTTGTCATTGTCGGAGCCGGAATAAGTGGCCTTTTGGCCTGTAAGTACACCATCGAAAAGGGCTTCAACCCCGTCGTCTTTGAGGCCAAGTCCTCCATTGAAGAAGTTTGCTTGGAACACACGAAACAGCCCTCGGAGCTCGAGAACTCCAGGCAGGATCTGCGGTTCTCGGACTTCGACTGGCCGTCCCCTTCTGGGGGCGAGGATGGGGTCCCAGTCCACACTGAAGTCTTTGAATACGTTAACGCCTATGCCAGGAACTTCGGGCTGTTGCCTCACATCCGACTGAACTGCCAAGTCACTGGGATCCGGTATGTCGGGGAGACGGAGTGGGAAATGGAGATGTGGGACAGATGGGGCGGCACCGGGACTGCATTTGGGTCATCTGGTAATTGGCACGTGTCTGTCCACAACAAGGAGACCGATTCCATAGAG GTGCACCAAGCTGAATTTGTGATCCTCTGCATCGGACGTTTCACTGGTCTCCCGGACATTCCGGAGCTATCTCCAGGTCAGTCCATTGAGCGGTTCCGCGGAAAAGTGTTGGAATCCATGGAATACTCTGCTCTGGACAACTTGGAGGCTGCAGAACTGATCAAAAGAAAGCTAATCACTGTCATTGGATCGGGGAAATCTGCAGTGGATATTGCAGCTGAATGTGCAGACACAAACG GGGCCGTGTATCCTTGTACAATGATCCAGCTGACACCTCATTGGGTGCTTCCCGGTGATTCCCTGTGGGGTGCACATATGGGCTACTTGTACAGCAATCGGTTTGCAGAACTATTGGTACACCAGCCTGGTGAATCTTCCTTGCACAGCCTTCTTGCCACCTTGTTCTTGCCCCTC GGATGGGGTATTACAAAATTCACAGAGAGCTATCTGCGGTGGAAACTTCCACTCGGGAAGTATGGGATGATACCGGACCATAGTTTCCTTCAAGATGTATCCTCCGGTTCTATCTTTAGCCTACCTGAGGACTTCTATGATAAGGtggaaaagggaaacatcatCTTGAAGAGATCAAGAGGTTTCGGGTTCGCTGAAGAGGGAGTCATCCTTGAAAGAGAAGACCGGCCAATAAGAACCGATCTTGCAATTCTTGCCACAAGTTACAAAGCCGACCGGAAGCTCATTAACATATTTGAATCTCCAATCCTCCAGAAATACATCGCCCACTCGCCTACTTCAGTAATTCCTCTGTTCAG GCAGACAATCCATCCCCGAATTCCATGCCTTGCAGTAATTGGGCACGCTGAGAGCATGTCAAGCTTGCCCCTATTTGAGATACGGTGCCAGTGGCTCGCACAGTTCCTTGACGGAAAGTTTGAGTTGCCGAGTATTAAGGAAATGGAGAAGGATGTGAATGCTTGGGAAGGCCACATGAAGCAATATCCTGGGAGGAAGTTTTGGATGTCACGTGGTGGG GAAATAACCACTGAGCAGAACCGGACTCCGAATACTGAAATATTCTCGTGTCCAATCTGCTACAAGCCACTCACAAGAAAAGGCCTGCCGGGTCTGAACTT GAGAGCTATATATTGGTCAGCGTTTGAGTGTCAGATATGCAATAAGACATATTCCAGCAAAGACAACTATCTTGATCTCACTATCGTTGCGGGCTTGAAGAAGTACAGTGAAATCAAACCACCCTGGACGGAACTGTTCAG GTTCCCACttgtttcatttttatatgaaaGAGGTTGGAGACAGAACTTCAAACGAGGTGGCTTCCCGGGTCCAGATGAAGAA TTTGAAATGGCTCAAAGGTACTTTAGACCTGCAGAAGGTGGACTTCTAGTTGATGTTAGCTGCGGGAGTGGTCTGTTCTCGAGGAGGTTTGCAAAATCGGGGACTTACTCGGGAGTTATCGCCCTTGATTTCTCTGAGAACATGCTCCGACAGTGCTACGATTTCATTAAAAGCGACAGCGCTGCAATGGACGC GAACCTTGCTCTTGTCAGAGCAGATGTGGCGAGGCTTCCCTTCGCTTCGGGCTCAGTCGATGCTGTACATGCCGGTGCAGCTCTGCACTGCTGGCCATCGCCTTCCAATGCC ATCGCAGAGATTGCTCGTGTACTGCGAAGCGGGGGAGTTTTTGTTGGGACCACCTTTCTTCGGTACAATATTCCGAGGATCCTAAGGCCCTTGAGACAT GTTCTTCCGACACACTACGTCTTCCTGACAGCAGAGGAGATCGAGGATTTGTGCGCGTCGTGCGGCCTCACCAATTACACGTGTGAAATTCGGCAATTTTTCATCATGTTCTCCGCTCAAAAGCCCTGA